The following proteins are encoded in a genomic region of Cryptococcus neoformans var. neoformans JEC21 chromosome 2 sequence:
- a CDS encoding mRNA guanylyltransferase, putative has product MPAHTPIPDIPGELLTDPTLQYFLAERVSNLCGIGGGKFPGSQPVSFSSSSLELLENEDFWVCEKSDGVRVLIFIVVNQSTEQQEVWLIDRKQRFFKVQGLYFAHWENRSAFLGETLLDGELVIDIDPISGAQTLMYYAFDCMVLHGENIMEKPLLKRYARLRDWVVRPFEKALSANPDMRRTIPFMVVAKREELSYHLRFVMEEHIPKLKHGHDGLIFTCVHTPYVAGTDENILKWKPPSENSIDFKVELRFPPLPDSDEPDYSAKPEFLLNTWLGGDRYEFFDFMAMTDEEWQRFKESEEQLDERIVEVCWDSQIQAWKMLRMRDDKPHGNHKSIVDKILVSINDGVEIEELYARADTIKAAWKERGKQRSQQQPPQTQRPPPPAYGQDLHTPGHGYAHTGYNPDYSHPPPQQGVMSGLRR; this is encoded by the exons ATGCCGGCCCACACTCCCATCCCAGACATCCCCGGAGAACTGCTCACTGATCCCACACTCCAGTACTTTCTCGCAGAGCGCGTTTCCAACCTCTGTGGAATAGGAGGCGGCAAATTCCCAGGCTCACAGCCAGTCAGCTTttcgtcctcctcgttAGAACTCCTGGAAAATGAAGATTTCTGGGTATGCGAGAAGAGTGACGGTGTTAGGGTTTTGATTTTCATTGTCGTCAACCAATCGACTGAGCAGCAAGAAGTTTGGTTG ATCGATCGGAAACAAAGGTTCTTCAAAGTCCAAGGATTATATTTTGCTCACTGGGAGAACCGTTCGGCCTTTCTTGGCGAAACTTTATTGGATGGCGAGCTTGTCATCGATATTGACCCCATTTCCGGTGCA CAAACCCTAATGTATTACGCTTTTGATTGCATGGTATTACACGGTGAAAATATCATGGAGAAGCCACTTCTAAAGAGATATGCT AGGCTTCGAGATTGGGTTGTCAGACCATTTGAAAAGGCGCTGTCTGCGAATCCCGATATGAGGCGGACAATCCCTTTCAT GGTGGTCGccaaaagagaagagttgTCTTATCACCTCCGCTTCGTTATGGAGGAGCACATACCCAAGCTGAAGCATGGTCATGATGGTTTGATCTTTACATGTGTCCACACCCCGTACGTTGCGGGGACTGACGAAAACAT TCTTAAATGGAAACCACCTTCGGAGAACTCGATCGATTTCAAGGTCGAACTGCGTTTCCCTCCTCTACCAGATTCCGACGAGCCGGACTACAGCGCCAAGCCCGAATTCCTTCTTAACACCTGGCTGGGAGGCGACAGATATGAGTTTTTCGACTTTATGGCCATGACTGATGAGGAATGGCAAAG ATTTAAGGAATCCGAAGAGCAATTGGATGAGCGGATAGTAGAGGTCTGCTGGGACAGTCAGATACAAGCGTGGAAAATGCTGCGAATGCGGGACGACAAGCCGCACGGGAACCACAAATCCATCGTGGACAAGATCCTCGTCAGCATCAATGACGGTGTAgaaattgaagaa CTGTATGCCCGCGCGGACACCATTAAAGCTGCCTGGAAGGAGCGAGGAAAGCAGCGTAGTCAGCAGCAACCTCCGCAAACTCAAAGACCTCCGCCACCAGCTTATGGACAAGACCTGCATACGCCTGGCCATGGATATGCTCATACTGGCTATAACCCAGACTACAgccatcctccacctcaacAAGGTGTCATGTCTGGTTTGAGGCGTTAG